Proteins from a genomic interval of Bacteroidales bacterium:
- a CDS encoding pyridoxal phosphate-dependent aminotransferase has translation MELLSKRLASLSESQTMAMNQKSQDLQAQGIDVVNLSVGEPDFFTPDHIKQAAKEAVDQNYSFYSPGDGYMDLRKAAAAKFKNENNLDYTPQQIIVSNGAKHSLANAIMAVVDDGDEVIVPAPYWVTYVELVKLAGGKNVVIQATIENDYKVTPAELEAAITPKTKAFILCSPSNPTGSVYTKEELKAIAGIIAKHPRIMIIADEIYEHINFVGKHESIAQFDNVKDRTIIINGVSKCYAMTGYRIGFMAAPLWVAKACSKLQSQFTSGPSSIAQRAAVKALTEQTSFTEDMKGVFKRRRDLVLQGLSEIPGLKYNIPQGAFYVFPDVSYYFGKSDGETTIKDCSDISLYLLGKAYVATVPGDAFGEPKCIRLSYATSDEKLKKAMASMKEAFAKLK, from the coding sequence ATGGAATTATTATCTAAAAGATTAGCCAGTCTTTCCGAATCGCAAACCATGGCCATGAACCAAAAAAGCCAGGATTTGCAGGCGCAAGGTATTGATGTGGTGAACCTGAGTGTAGGTGAACCTGATTTCTTTACTCCCGATCACATAAAACAGGCTGCCAAAGAAGCGGTAGACCAGAATTATTCGTTTTATTCTCCCGGCGATGGTTACATGGACCTGAGAAAGGCAGCAGCGGCTAAATTTAAGAATGAAAATAATTTAGATTATACTCCCCAGCAGATCATTGTTTCCAACGGAGCCAAACATTCGCTGGCCAATGCCATCATGGCGGTGGTGGATGATGGCGATGAAGTCATTGTTCCTGCTCCATATTGGGTTACTTACGTAGAGCTGGTAAAATTAGCCGGCGGAAAGAATGTAGTGATCCAGGCCACAATTGAAAACGATTATAAGGTAACGCCTGCCGAACTGGAAGCAGCCATTACCCCTAAAACCAAAGCATTTATCCTTTGTTCGCCTTCGAATCCTACCGGTAGTGTATACACCAAAGAGGAATTGAAAGCGATCGCAGGTATCATTGCTAAACATCCCCGCATTATGATCATTGCCGATGAAATATACGAGCATATCAATTTTGTCGGGAAACACGAAAGCATTGCCCAATTTGACAATGTTAAAGACCGTACCATTATCATCAACGGCGTATCCAAATGCTATGCCATGACCGGATACAGGATCGGTTTTATGGCTGCTCCGTTATGGGTGGCTAAAGCATGCTCGAAACTGCAGAGTCAGTTTACTTCCGGACCTTCATCCATTGCACAGCGCGCTGCGGTAAAAGCATTGACTGAACAAACTTCCTTTACCGAGGATATGAAAGGCGTGTTTAAACGTCGTCGTGACCTGGTACTGCAAGGCTTATCTGAAATTCCGGGACTGAAATATAACATCCCGCAGGGGGCGTTTTATGTATTCCCTGATGTAAGTTATTATTTTGGAAAGAGTGATGGCGAAACCACAATTAAAGATTGCTCGGATATCAGCCTGTACCTGTTAGGTAAAGCCTATGTGGCTACCGTTCCCGGAGACGCATTCGGCGAACCAAAGTGTATCCGTTTATCTTATGCCACATCCGACGAAAAATTGAAAAAGGCAATGGCATCCATGAAAGAAGCCTTTGCGAAGTTGAAATAA